The Verrucomicrobiota bacterium genome includes a region encoding these proteins:
- a CDS encoding exosortase C-terminal domain/associated protein EpsI, which yields MSPASRTFSSRLPGLGSFPVFALVIALLLFTVMAFADAWVAVPMRAWSSQIAYWFLKAFGLPFEIHGAILTTPDFVFEVVPACSGSATLRVLLFLGILWFSVQPKWTMRRRLFGVFLALPLAVLVNAVRLTWLAGMGHVRGEALTGLAHDWSGLIAFTLGALGLIGISWLLRHPSSARQSKQQSSRHAIAVAALALSFIAYLPFFDWVGRGWRDSPLDRLGWIYTGLGLLGLAGGAAWTSWKQPDREKSKPTVTRALWMGVGGMVVFYVIALIADIRVLYTGSMACWAWSLLVLRYSLRTSLRLAPWIGLAVVGVPTVPYILNTLLSATTGMAGTLLTGRSAQLGVALVCLAGGALLFWWQVKGKRPPQPPISLRTSTGSVLAAGLLLLALSGMIAFRTYYQESGSAEGRASRLELSFQLADWQGRSLPLPNPLEGWEQGRNYWSRTYQRTPLESVGVLIASSEGNRHNLHPPEYCFTGSGWQIADRQAIEGPVGSQGQDAAITRIRVRRGQESLAGLYWYSDGETIYPDYQAVIFEDMKRRFLGQSTVWYFFRLLGRDARSLEQEFLPRFQPKVGPAATS from the coding sequence ATGTCGCCCGCTTCCAGAACCTTTTCCAGTCGGCTCCCCGGCTTGGGCTCCTTTCCGGTCTTTGCTCTGGTGATCGCCCTGCTGCTCTTCACGGTCATGGCCTTCGCGGATGCCTGGGTGGCGGTGCCGATGCGGGCTTGGTCTTCCCAGATCGCTTACTGGTTTCTCAAGGCCTTTGGCCTGCCTTTTGAAATTCACGGGGCCATCCTGACCACGCCCGATTTCGTCTTCGAAGTGGTGCCGGCTTGCAGCGGCTCGGCCACTCTGAGGGTGCTACTCTTTCTGGGGATTCTCTGGTTTTCCGTCCAGCCTAAGTGGACGATGCGCCGCCGCTTGTTTGGCGTGTTTCTGGCCCTCCCGCTGGCTGTCCTGGTCAATGCGGTGCGACTTACTTGGCTGGCCGGCATGGGCCATGTGCGAGGTGAGGCGCTGACCGGCCTGGCGCACGACTGGAGCGGGCTGATCGCCTTCACGCTGGGCGCGCTCGGGCTGATCGGGATCTCTTGGCTGCTGCGCCATCCCAGCTCGGCACGCCAGAGCAAGCAACAGAGTTCGCGACACGCCATCGCGGTGGCGGCGCTCGCGCTCTCGTTCATCGCCTACCTTCCCTTCTTCGACTGGGTCGGGCGCGGTTGGCGGGACTCTCCTCTGGATCGGCTGGGGTGGATTTACACTGGCCTCGGGCTGTTGGGGCTGGCCGGGGGCGCGGCTTGGACCAGTTGGAAGCAGCCGGATCGCGAAAAGTCCAAGCCCACCGTGACGCGCGCCCTTTGGATGGGCGTGGGCGGGATGGTCGTCTTCTATGTCATCGCCCTCATCGCGGACATCCGCGTGCTCTACACCGGCTCGATGGCCTGCTGGGCTTGGTCGCTCCTGGTCCTCCGCTATTCCCTGCGGACTTCCCTCCGGCTGGCCCCTTGGATTGGCTTGGCGGTCGTGGGCGTTCCCACGGTGCCTTACATCCTCAATACCCTTCTTAGCGCCACCACCGGGATGGCGGGCACGCTTCTGACCGGCCGGAGCGCGCAGCTAGGGGTGGCTCTGGTTTGCTTGGCCGGAGGAGCGCTTCTTTTTTGGTGGCAAGTGAAGGGGAAGCGTCCCCCCCAGCCTCCCATTTCTTTGCGGACTTCCACCGGGAGCGTCTTGGCCGCCGGCCTCCTTCTTTTGGCCCTTTCCGGCATGATCGCGTTCCGCACCTACTACCAGGAGAGCGGCTCCGCGGAAGGGCGGGCCAGTCGCTTGGAACTCAGCTTCCAGCTGGCCGACTGGCAAGGACGCTCCCTGCCCCTTCCCAATCCGCTGGAGGGCTGGGAGCAAGGGAGAAACTACTGGTCCCGCACCTACCAGCGAACTCCGCTCGAAAGCGTCGGGGTCTTGATTGCTTCCTCGGAGGGCAATCGACACAATCTCCATCCGCCGGAATACTGCTTTACCGGATCGGGCTGGCAAATCGCAGACCGCCAAGCCATCGAAGGCCCCGTCGGAAGCCAAGGACAGGACGCCGCCATCACCCGCATTCGGGTGCGGCGGGGGCAGGAATCCTTGGCCGGGCTCTATTGGTATTCGGATGGCGAGACCATCTACCCCGACTACCAGGCGGTCATCTTCGAAGACATGAAACGCCGCTTCCTGGGCCAAAGCACCGTTTGGTATTTCTTTCGCCTTCTCGGCCGCGATGCCCGGAGTCTTGAGCAGGAGTTTTTGCCCCGCTTCCAGCCCAAGGTGGGCCCGGCGGCCACGTCCTAG
- a CDS encoding protein-tyrosine phosphatase family protein, with translation MTPVEFYQVEPWPLFAGEYPGHWGDTASRERLYGLVKEQGVRTFIDLTHPDDGLLPYEPLLSELGERLGLELHRYAHPITDQDVPSPSEMTAVLDRLHQEFQERRPAYVHCWGGIGRTGTVVGCWLREFGLEAEPALARLQELFSTLPKSRVHPTSPQTPVQFAFIQEWSSSRTKAAPAP, from the coding sequence ATGACACCGGTAGAATTCTATCAAGTGGAGCCATGGCCGCTCTTTGCCGGAGAGTATCCCGGGCATTGGGGGGACACGGCATCTCGCGAGCGACTTTACGGCTTGGTCAAGGAGCAGGGCGTGCGCACCTTCATTGACCTGACTCATCCCGACGATGGTCTCCTGCCCTATGAGCCTTTGCTGTCCGAGTTGGGAGAACGTCTCGGGCTGGAACTGCATCGCTACGCCCACCCCATCACCGATCAAGACGTGCCCTCTCCCAGCGAGATGACAGCCGTCCTCGATCGGCTCCACCAGGAATTTCAGGAACGCCGACCCGCTTACGTTCACTGTTGGGGAGGAATCGGTCGCACGGGAACGGTGGTGGGCTGTTGGCTGCGCGAGTTTGGGCTGGAGGCCGAGCCGGCTCTGGCCCGCTTGCAGGAACTCTTCTCCACTCTGCCCAAGTCCCGGGTCCATCCCACCAGCCCGCAGACCCCGGTCCAGTTCGCCTTCATCCAGGAGTGGTCCTCCTCGCGAACGAAAGCCGCCCCCGCCCCTTGA
- a CDS encoding DUF58 domain-containing protein — translation MAHSLERRFHETLFRIYQRSYRQHQRIRQSLTPAGWCFLAALGLCGLVGVDTGRTTAYQVFALLFSIMSFTVLSLLRTRGRVRVERTIPGSVSAGERLRYRLVLHNLGERPLQSLLVQERVHAPEPSLEEFLRRREPQEHRRNPFDRLFLYYRWRWHLRRRLPAHLPEIPVSEVPALGSQQVAMHLDATHRGILRLEGVEVWATDPLGLFKAKLRSESRPDSLLVLPRRHALRLSLQGARPREHSGGNSLAGQRGRSDEYAYLRDYQPGDSLRRIHWKSWARHGHPVVKEFEQAFFPKRALVLDTFLGAHQEGVLEAGVSVAASVAASLDRQDALLDSLFVGEQLHRFATGTGTPEIRKLLELLSGVEAALEDNREDLTRQVERHLRSLESCVLVLLHWSDLEETLVARLRREGIDVSVFHVGTSREGLPTAPWMRPLLAEEVLRQTRQALAA, via the coding sequence ATGGCCCACTCGCTCGAACGCCGATTTCACGAGACGCTTTTCCGGATCTACCAGAGAAGCTACCGGCAGCACCAGCGGATCCGGCAAAGCCTGACCCCGGCCGGTTGGTGCTTTTTGGCGGCCTTAGGGCTGTGCGGCTTGGTCGGGGTCGATACCGGGCGGACGACCGCCTACCAGGTCTTCGCGCTGCTTTTCTCCATCATGAGTTTCACCGTGCTCTCCCTGCTGCGAACGCGGGGTCGGGTGCGGGTCGAGCGGACCATTCCTGGGAGCGTGAGTGCGGGCGAACGCTTGCGTTACCGGCTGGTGCTCCATAATCTCGGGGAACGTCCTCTCCAGAGCTTGTTGGTGCAAGAGAGAGTCCATGCGCCGGAGCCCTCTTTGGAGGAGTTTCTTAGGCGACGAGAACCGCAGGAACATCGCCGCAACCCCTTCGACCGCCTCTTCCTTTACTACCGCTGGCGCTGGCATCTGCGGAGGCGCCTGCCCGCCCACTTGCCAGAGATCCCGGTCTCGGAAGTCCCGGCGCTCGGCTCCCAGCAAGTCGCCATGCACTTGGACGCGACCCACCGTGGCATTCTCCGACTGGAAGGCGTGGAAGTCTGGGCCACCGACCCGCTCGGCCTCTTCAAGGCCAAGCTACGCAGCGAATCCCGCCCAGACAGCCTGCTGGTCCTGCCACGTCGCCACGCTCTCCGCCTCTCCCTCCAGGGGGCGAGACCGCGGGAACATTCTGGAGGAAACAGTTTGGCCGGGCAGCGCGGTCGCTCGGACGAATATGCTTACCTCCGGGACTACCAGCCCGGCGATTCGCTGCGGCGCATTCACTGGAAGAGCTGGGCCCGGCATGGCCACCCCGTGGTCAAGGAGTTCGAGCAAGCCTTCTTCCCCAAGCGCGCACTCGTCCTCGATACCTTCCTGGGAGCGCACCAAGAGGGCGTCTTGGAAGCCGGAGTCTCGGTGGCGGCCTCAGTGGCCGCCTCCCTGGACCGTCAAGATGCCTTGCTCGATAGCTTATTCGTGGGCGAGCAGCTTCATCGCTTCGCCACTGGCACCGGCACCCCGGAAATCCGCAAGCTGCTCGAACTGCTGAGCGGGGTCGAAGCGGCGCTGGAAGACAACCGGGAGGACTTGACCCGCCAAGTGGAGCGCCACCTGCGCAGCCTCGAATCCTGTGTTCTGGTGCTCTTGCACTGGAGCGATCTGGAAGAAACCCTGGTGGCCCGGCTTCGCCGCGAAGGCATTGATGTGAGCGTCTTCCACGTGGGCACCAGCCGAGAGGGCTTGCCAACCGCTCCCTGGATGCGGCCTCTCTTGGCCGAAGAGGTCCTGCGCCAAACCCGCCAAGCTCTCGCCGCCTGA